Proteins encoded together in one Streptomyces sp. NA04227 window:
- a CDS encoding helix-turn-helix transcriptional regulator codes for MQNERLRSAMSSGGWTHARLAEVTGVDAKSVERWVNLGRTPRRVTAHKAAEALREDVHALWPSLRQPRPTRAVSPELIAVYDHRADLPVSVYVDLFAGAREQIDVLVYAGVFLHEAYPGLNDLLRERAGEGCTVRIAVGDAESENVKQRGKEEKFGHGIESRCRLALMHFRPLLGVPGVELRTHATTLYNSLYRADDQVLVNAHVWGVNAYGAPVWHLRRNGKGGMFDTYADSFTAVWETARTVEG; via the coding sequence ATGCAGAACGAGCGCTTACGCTCCGCCATGTCATCGGGAGGATGGACGCATGCCCGACTGGCCGAGGTCACTGGGGTCGATGCCAAGAGCGTGGAACGCTGGGTCAACCTGGGACGCACACCGAGGCGGGTAACGGCACATAAGGCCGCCGAGGCTCTGCGCGAGGACGTGCACGCGCTGTGGCCGTCGCTACGCCAACCGCGTCCCACGCGGGCTGTGAGCCCCGAACTCATCGCCGTGTACGACCATCGCGCCGACCTGCCTGTGTCCGTGTACGTGGACCTGTTCGCCGGGGCTCGGGAGCAAATCGACGTACTCGTTTACGCGGGGGTCTTCCTCCACGAGGCGTATCCAGGGCTCAACGACCTTTTGCGGGAGCGTGCCGGGGAAGGCTGTACTGTCCGGATCGCCGTGGGAGACGCCGAGAGCGAGAACGTCAAACAAAGGGGCAAGGAAGAGAAGTTCGGGCACGGCATCGAGTCCCGATGTCGTCTCGCCCTCATGCACTTTCGCCCCTTGCTCGGGGTGCCCGGTGTCGAACTGCGAACTCACGCGACGACCCTCTACAACAGCCTCTACCGCGCTGATGATCAAGTGCTGGTGAACGCACACGTGTGGGGTGTGAACGCCTACGGGGCACCGGTCTGGCATCTACGTCGCAACGGCAAGGGCGGCATGTTCGACACCTACGCGGACAGCTTCACTGCCGTGTGGGAGACCGCCAGAACCGTGGAAGGCTGA
- a CDS encoding NUDIX domain-containing protein — MARTEYYDDPTAPEPNSLVVAASAVVTDDAGRILLQRRRDNDLWALPGGGMDMGDSLPGTAVREVREETGLDVEVTGLVGTYTDPRHIIAYSDGEVRRQFNVCFTARIVGGTLAISDESTELRFVHQGELDKLPMHHTQRLRLRHYLENRAAPYLG; from the coding sequence GTGGCACGAACCGAGTACTACGACGACCCCACCGCCCCAGAGCCCAACAGCCTGGTAGTAGCGGCTTCTGCTGTGGTGACGGATGACGCGGGCCGCATCCTGCTCCAGCGACGCCGGGATAACGACCTGTGGGCATTGCCTGGCGGCGGAATGGACATGGGCGACTCGTTGCCCGGTACGGCAGTCCGGGAGGTGAGGGAGGAGACGGGCCTGGACGTGGAAGTCACGGGGCTGGTCGGTACATACACCGACCCTCGGCACATCATCGCGTACAGCGACGGAGAAGTACGCCGACAGTTCAACGTGTGCTTCACGGCGCGCATCGTGGGTGGGACATTGGCCATATCTGACGAGAGCACAGAACTTCGCTTTGTGCACCAGGGAGAGCTGGACAAGCTCCCCATGCACCACACTCAACGGCTCAGGCTTCGTCACTATCTCGAAAACCGAGCAGCCCCCTACCTCGGGTAG
- a CDS encoding phage major capsid protein, producing the protein MFTTAPGAEGITPDQYAALLIQPVQGESVAFQVATQITTEATRTHLPIVQEDTGAAWTREGDEIPVEDATLGEEIVTPAKVAGLTVVSSELAEDSNPQAQQIVGDGLARSIARQVDAAFFGRLPDPAPRGLEAVQGVTTVTAGKKWANLDPFLEAIAQAETVGATLTSFTAHPTDALALATLKEQTGSNRPLLGSDPTAPTRRVIAGVPLHVSSAVTPGTVWGLPKDRVFVVLRRDVKVDVSAEPFFTSDQVAVRGTCRIGFGHPHPAAITRVTLTA; encoded by the coding sequence TTGTTCACCACAGCCCCGGGCGCGGAGGGCATCACCCCCGACCAGTACGCCGCCCTGCTGATCCAGCCTGTGCAGGGTGAATCGGTGGCCTTCCAGGTCGCCACCCAGATCACCACCGAGGCGACCCGCACCCATCTGCCGATCGTGCAGGAAGACACCGGAGCGGCCTGGACCCGTGAAGGCGACGAGATCCCCGTGGAGGACGCCACTCTTGGCGAGGAGATCGTCACCCCCGCCAAAGTGGCCGGACTGACCGTCGTCTCCTCGGAGCTGGCCGAGGACTCCAACCCCCAGGCACAGCAGATCGTCGGCGACGGACTGGCCCGCTCCATCGCCCGCCAGGTCGACGCCGCGTTTTTCGGCCGCCTGCCCGACCCCGCCCCGCGCGGCCTGGAGGCAGTACAGGGCGTCACCACGGTCACGGCGGGCAAGAAGTGGGCCAACCTGGACCCGTTTCTGGAGGCCATCGCCCAGGCCGAGACCGTGGGTGCCACGCTGACCAGCTTCACCGCCCACCCCACGGACGCCCTGGCCTTGGCCACGCTCAAGGAACAGACAGGCTCCAACCGGCCGTTGCTCGGCTCGGATCCCACGGCGCCGACCCGCCGCGTCATCGCAGGCGTCCCGCTGCACGTGTCCTCAGCCGTGACCCCGGGCACCGTATGGGGCCTGCCCAAGGACCGCGTGTTCGTCGTGCTCCGCCGTGACGTCAAGGTGGACGTGAGCGCGGAGCCTTTCTTTACCAGCGACCAGGTAGCCGTACGCGGCACCTGCCGGATTGGCTTCGGCCACCCGCACCCCGCAGCGATCACTAGAGTGACACTCACCGCGTAG
- a CDS encoding recombinase family protein has translation MTENMQLRGVSVLRLSVLTDETTSPERQREANASAASALGIDLGEREAVDLGVSASKTTPFERPELGEWLRRPGEYDALVFWRFDRAIRSMADMHELAKWAREHRKMLVFAEGVGGGRLVFDFRNPMDPTAELMMLMLAFAAQVEATSIKERVLGAQAAMRAMPLRWRGARPPYGYIPVPLDGGGWTLVPDTEPHEVTGPAPVAVLERIIRDVMGDPARDVAGKSVTAIAAELNAEGIPSPRDYWSLRKGRNTGGKTGGAKGQKAVKRERFKWTSNMISRLLRNPVLMGWKMHQDKPVRDAEGRPVMVTADPLLTREEFDAVGALLDSRVINKRERQDTDSLLLGVIHCAECKGRMYLNRQASKANQQPMYKCNAHVRGDACNAPAYVRGDWADMCVEREFLASLGGLEVTTVIETPGYDPAPEIAATLVEFEDHQRQEGRQKSQAAREAWQRRADALDARLAELEATPKREPRRERINTGRTYNDVWQAKDTAGRRAMLLRAGAHLTVRRGTRGGWRRLDESRVDFTLTEPFHDEAAQELAASYADAA, from the coding sequence ATGACGGAGAATATGCAGCTCAGGGGCGTTTCGGTGCTGCGTCTGTCGGTGTTGACGGACGAGACGACCAGCCCGGAGCGGCAGCGGGAGGCGAACGCGTCGGCGGCTTCGGCGCTGGGTATCGACCTGGGCGAGCGGGAGGCCGTGGACCTGGGTGTGTCGGCGTCGAAGACGACCCCGTTCGAGCGACCCGAGCTGGGTGAGTGGCTGCGCCGTCCCGGCGAGTACGACGCGCTGGTGTTCTGGCGCTTTGACCGTGCCATCCGGTCGATGGCGGACATGCACGAGTTGGCGAAGTGGGCGCGTGAGCATCGCAAGATGCTGGTGTTCGCTGAAGGTGTCGGCGGCGGGCGGCTGGTGTTCGACTTCCGCAACCCGATGGACCCCACGGCTGAGCTGATGATGCTCATGCTCGCGTTCGCCGCGCAGGTGGAGGCCACCAGCATCAAGGAACGTGTCCTTGGCGCGCAGGCGGCCATGCGTGCGATGCCGCTTCGGTGGCGCGGCGCACGCCCGCCCTACGGGTACATACCTGTGCCCCTGGACGGCGGGGGCTGGACCTTGGTCCCGGACACCGAGCCGCACGAAGTGACGGGTCCGGCCCCGGTGGCTGTGCTGGAGCGGATCATCCGTGACGTGATGGGTGATCCCGCCCGGGACGTCGCTGGCAAGTCCGTGACCGCCATCGCGGCGGAGCTGAACGCCGAGGGCATCCCGTCCCCGCGCGACTACTGGTCCCTGCGCAAGGGGCGGAACACGGGCGGGAAAACGGGCGGGGCCAAGGGGCAGAAGGCCGTGAAGCGGGAGCGGTTCAAGTGGACCTCGAACATGATCTCTCGCCTCCTACGTAACCCGGTGCTGATGGGTTGGAAGATGCACCAGGACAAGCCCGTGCGGGACGCCGAGGGGCGCCCCGTGATGGTCACAGCGGATCCACTCCTCACGCGTGAAGAGTTCGACGCCGTGGGTGCACTACTGGACTCGCGGGTCATCAACAAGCGGGAACGCCAGGACACGGACTCTCTGCTTCTCGGCGTGATCCACTGCGCCGAGTGCAAGGGCCGGATGTACCTGAACAGGCAGGCCAGCAAGGCGAATCAACAGCCCATGTACAAGTGCAACGCACACGTGCGAGGGGATGCCTGCAACGCTCCGGCGTATGTGCGCGGGGACTGGGCGGACATGTGCGTGGAACGCGAGTTCCTGGCGTCCCTCGGAGGTCTGGAAGTGACGACCGTGATCGAGACACCGGGGTACGACCCCGCTCCGGAGATCGCGGCCACGCTCGTGGAGTTCGAGGATCACCAGAGGCAGGAGGGGCGACAGAAGTCCCAGGCGGCCCGGGAGGCGTGGCAGCGACGGGCGGACGCGCTGGACGCGAGGCTTGCCGAGCTGGAAGCGACGCCGAAGCGGGAGCCGCGCCGTGAACGGATCAACACCGGGCGTACCTACAACGACGTGTGGCAGGCCAAGGACACAGCGGGCAGGCGGGCGATGCTCCTGCGGGCGGGAGCACACCTCACGGTCCGCCGAGGCACGCGGGGCGGCTGGCGGAGGCTGGACGAGTCCCGGGTGGACTTCACGCTCACCGAGCCGTTCCACGACGAGGCTGCCCAGGAGTTGGCGGCCAGTTACGCCGACGCCGCATAA
- a CDS encoding class I SAM-dependent methyltransferase has protein sequence MTSSELWTRATADRYDAEETEMSSAAVLGPTLDFLAELAGDGRALEFAIGTGRVGVPLRERGVPVAGIELSAHMAAVLRRKVDESTLPVAMGDMATTVVPGGFTLVYLVYNTITNLLTQDEQVECFRNAARHLEPGGHFVIELGVPPLRFLPPGQVAVPFDVSERHLGFDTFDLVEQILVSHHFTRDGGDGHYRRGNSRHRYAWPAELDLMARIAGLELERRVADWDGEPFTQDSAKHISVWRKPF, from the coding sequence GTGACGAGCAGTGAGCTGTGGACCCGTGCGACCGCCGACCGCTACGACGCCGAGGAAACCGAGATGTCCTCGGCTGCCGTCCTCGGACCGACTCTCGACTTCCTCGCCGAACTCGCCGGAGACGGCCGGGCACTGGAGTTCGCCATCGGGACCGGACGCGTGGGCGTCCCGCTCCGGGAACGCGGCGTGCCGGTAGCGGGCATCGAACTGTCCGCGCACATGGCAGCGGTGCTGCGGCGCAAGGTCGACGAGAGCACGCTCCCGGTCGCCATGGGAGACATGGCCACCACCGTCGTCCCCGGCGGGTTCACCCTGGTCTATCTCGTCTACAACACCATCACGAACCTGCTCACCCAGGACGAGCAGGTCGAGTGCTTCCGCAACGCCGCACGTCATCTGGAGCCCGGCGGCCACTTTGTCATCGAGCTGGGCGTGCCGCCGCTGCGGTTCCTGCCACCCGGCCAGGTCGCGGTGCCGTTCGACGTCTCCGAGCGGCATCTCGGCTTCGACACCTTCGACCTGGTCGAGCAGATCCTCGTCTCGCACCACTTCACCCGCGACGGCGGCGACGGCCACTACCGTCGCGGCAACTCCCGGCACCGGTACGCCTGGCCGGCAGAGCTCGACCTGATGGCACGGATCGCCGGGCTCGAGCTGGAACGTCGCGTCGCGGACTGGGACGGGGAACCGTTCACCCAGGACTCGGCGAAGCACATCTCCGTGTGGCGCAAGCCATTCTGA
- a CDS encoding DUF998 domain-containing protein, translating into MATRSTRKGPVLALFLLAPFVGEFLLGNLTLAELPLGVLLAPLYGCGAVLVRELGRRSGGGWPTMVLLAAAYALIEEGPVDQLLWNDSYAGTDLLHGDTFVPALGMSVELTQAVLALHTVWSICVPIALVETLTRTGRTDPWLGRRGLVVVSVVYAAGAGLIFWGNYAEEHFLASPAQLTGITVVILGLVAAALAVRGRRLPKLPGRAPAPWRVGLVALAVTSAYWGPANLITGDWYELWGAGVWVLAVAVGVRQVSRWSRREGWGAAHRFTLAAGALGTYAWVSFPVRPESGGSYAADLVGNGVCAALAVLLLVLAARRLRENPSPEVGAGARLRVGAGGSDRQVRGF; encoded by the coding sequence ATGGCGACCCGCAGCACCCGTAAGGGGCCCGTTCTCGCGCTCTTCCTCCTGGCACCGTTCGTGGGGGAGTTCCTGCTGGGCAATCTGACCCTCGCCGAGCTGCCGCTCGGTGTGCTGCTTGCACCGTTGTACGGCTGCGGGGCAGTGCTCGTACGGGAGTTGGGGCGGCGCAGCGGTGGCGGCTGGCCGACCATGGTGCTGCTGGCGGCGGCGTACGCGCTGATCGAGGAGGGGCCGGTCGACCAGTTGTTGTGGAACGACTCGTACGCGGGCACCGACCTGCTGCACGGCGACACCTTCGTGCCCGCGCTCGGGATGAGCGTCGAGCTGACGCAGGCGGTGCTCGCGCTGCACACGGTGTGGAGCATCTGCGTACCGATCGCCCTGGTCGAGACCTTGACCCGGACCGGGCGCACCGACCCCTGGCTGGGTCGCCGTGGGCTCGTGGTGGTGTCGGTCGTCTACGCGGCCGGGGCCGGGCTCATCTTCTGGGGCAACTACGCCGAGGAGCACTTCCTCGCCTCGCCCGCCCAGCTCACGGGCATCACCGTGGTGATCCTCGGTCTCGTCGCCGCCGCTCTGGCCGTCCGTGGCCGACGCCTGCCGAAGCTGCCCGGCCGTGCGCCCGCCCCGTGGCGGGTGGGGCTCGTGGCGCTGGCCGTGACCAGTGCGTACTGGGGACCGGCGAACCTGATCACCGGGGACTGGTACGAGCTGTGGGGTGCCGGGGTGTGGGTCCTGGCGGTCGCGGTCGGTGTGCGCCAGGTCAGCCGCTGGTCCCGGCGCGAGGGCTGGGGCGCCGCCCACCGGTTCACACTCGCCGCGGGCGCGCTGGGGACCTACGCCTGGGTGTCCTTCCCCGTACGGCCCGAGTCCGGTGGCTCGTACGCGGCCGACCTGGTGGGCAACGGCGTCTGCGCGGCGCTGGCGGTGCTGCTTCTCGTACTGGCGGCCCGGCGGCTGCGCGAGAACCCTTCGCCGGAGGTGGGAGCGGGAGCGCGGTTGAGGGTGGGGGCAGGTGGCTCCGACCGGCAAGTCCGGGGATTCTGA
- a CDS encoding family 16 glycosylhydrolase, whose amino-acid sequence MTLGRRHFLTAAGATLTGAALTRPAFADVSAEAWETVIDTGTFANYTALESTWNYLYPWGSDHNGTARMYASSSDHNHVYLESGGVLVLKASRIDWDEGSSTSDPHLPIRYHSGAIHAKTEVVVNDQYPAWEVKGEFQAPSAHGTWPAFWLTGSNSWPPESDILEYKGSTTNWANTYDGGWESTHVTVSNPEAWHSYRAWITKSSATDVNIDYYIDGEWIGRHQGANFVGAPMRIIINLQMEGSSGSSGPSGDTYYLARSLYVGRTNNG is encoded by the coding sequence ATGACACTCGGTCGTCGTCATTTCCTCACGGCAGCAGGTGCCACCCTCACCGGTGCCGCACTCACCCGCCCCGCCTTCGCCGACGTCTCCGCTGAGGCATGGGAGACCGTCATCGACACGGGCACTTTCGCCAACTACACGGCCCTCGAAAGCACTTGGAACTACCTCTACCCCTGGGGCTCGGACCACAACGGCACAGCCCGGATGTACGCGAGCTCCAGTGACCACAACCACGTCTACCTGGAGTCCGGAGGCGTCCTGGTGCTCAAGGCCTCCCGTATCGACTGGGACGAGGGCAGCAGCACCAGCGACCCCCACCTGCCGATCCGCTACCACTCCGGAGCCATCCACGCGAAGACCGAGGTCGTGGTGAACGACCAGTACCCCGCCTGGGAGGTCAAGGGCGAGTTCCAGGCGCCGTCCGCCCACGGGACCTGGCCCGCCTTCTGGCTGACGGGCTCCAACAGCTGGCCGCCCGAGAGCGACATCCTGGAGTACAAGGGAAGCACCACGAACTGGGCCAACACCTACGACGGCGGCTGGGAGAGCACGCATGTCACCGTGTCGAACCCCGAGGCCTGGCACAGCTACCGCGCCTGGATCACCAAGAGCAGCGCCACCGATGTCAACATCGACTACTACATCGACGGCGAGTGGATCGGCCGGCACCAAGGGGCGAACTTCGTCGGTGCCCCCATGCGGATCATCATCAACCTGCAGATGGAGGGCTCGTCGGGGTCTTCCGGCCCCTCCGGCGACACGTACTACCTCGCCCGGAGCCTCTACGTCGGCCGCACGAACAACGGCTGA
- a CDS encoding MFS transporter has product MTLRHPARAYLTAVAGARTGDEMAGPALLLTALAVTGSAATASGMLAALTVASALGGPVLGVLLDRARLPGRLLALVLTAHALCLLLLLAALGRVPLPWCALIAVTAGLLGPALSGGWTAQLPRLVPPDTLARATAGDAMTFNLAALAGPALAGCAAAAAGAPYAVLLAAALICAAVPTAWGFPARERTAVVRGSTVDGRGEVAGGRTPPGRARTAASPAAGSTRDLVVGLATELAADLAAGFRAVAVSPPLARATAASVLSCAGEGAFVACTPLLGAAVLGAESHGALLLSGMALAALGSNALFARRGRGVRPERVMVCAPLVLAVACLLAAVTEPALLLLAVVLAGAAEGPQLTALFAIRHREAPEALRGQIFTTGASLKLTGYAAGAALAGLTTVHSLTAALLAAAGFQVLAAAAASRTSSCRRS; this is encoded by the coding sequence ATGACTCTGCGCCACCCCGCCAGGGCCTATCTCACGGCGGTCGCCGGTGCGCGCACGGGCGACGAGATGGCCGGACCGGCTCTGCTGCTCACCGCCCTCGCCGTCACCGGCTCGGCCGCCACCGCCTCGGGCATGCTGGCCGCACTCACCGTCGCCTCCGCTCTCGGCGGCCCCGTCCTCGGCGTACTGCTCGACCGCGCACGGCTCCCCGGCCGCCTGCTCGCTCTCGTCCTCACCGCCCACGCCCTGTGCCTGCTGCTTCTGCTCGCCGCACTCGGCCGGGTGCCGCTGCCGTGGTGTGCGCTGATCGCCGTGACGGCGGGCCTGCTCGGCCCCGCGCTGTCGGGCGGCTGGACGGCTCAACTCCCGCGCCTTGTACCGCCCGACACACTCGCCCGGGCCACCGCGGGCGACGCCATGACCTTCAACCTGGCCGCCCTCGCGGGCCCGGCGCTCGCGGGCTGCGCCGCCGCGGCCGCGGGCGCCCCGTACGCCGTACTCCTCGCCGCGGCCCTCATCTGTGCGGCGGTACCTACGGCTTGGGGTTTCCCCGCGCGGGAGAGGACGGCAGTCGTGCGCGGGAGCACGGTGGATGGGCGCGGCGAGGTGGCCGGGGGCCGCACGCCGCCGGGGCGGGCCCGAACTGCCGCGAGTCCCGCAGCCGGTTCCACGCGGGATCTCGTGGTGGGCCTCGCGACGGAGCTGGCTGCGGATCTGGCAGCGGGGTTCCGCGCCGTCGCCGTTTCGCCGCCGCTCGCCCGGGCGACCGCGGCCTCGGTGCTGAGCTGTGCGGGGGAGGGGGCGTTCGTGGCCTGTACTCCCTTGCTGGGGGCGGCGGTTCTGGGGGCGGAGAGTCACGGCGCGCTGCTGCTGAGCGGTATGGCTCTCGCGGCGCTCGGCTCCAACGCGCTGTTCGCGCGCCGTGGGCGCGGCGTACGGCCGGAGCGCGTCATGGTCTGTGCGCCGCTCGTACTCGCGGTCGCCTGCCTGCTCGCCGCCGTAACGGAACCGGCCCTGCTGCTCCTCGCCGTCGTCCTCGCCGGAGCGGCCGAAGGCCCCCAGCTCACCGCGCTGTTCGCGATCCGCCACCGGGAGGCCCCCGAGGCCCTGCGCGGCCAGATCTTCACGACCGGCGCCAGCCTCAAACTCACCGGCTACGCCGCCGGGGCGGCACTCGCCGGCCTGACCACCGTCCACTCCCTCACCGCCGCGCTCCTGGCCGCCGCCGGATTCCAGGTGCTCGCGGCCGCCGCCGCTTCGAGGACGTCGTCGTGTCGGCGATCGTGA
- a CDS encoding CGNR zinc finger domain-containing protein: MASSDDDWSTRHSVLSNARRTAALVNALLADGATASEVADVLRAHGERGSLDLSVEDLDGMCAVARRLREVFAAPDTDTTAQLLNKLFALNSRTLRLSSHGGSTPWHPHLDSSDDAPWDEWFLASSALALMVLVWDTQRPVGGVCAATGCDRVFLAQGSGLARRYCSRRCATRERVAAHRRAQAAACPGALVR, encoded by the coding sequence ATGGCTTCCTCCGACGACGACTGGTCCACCCGGCATTCGGTACTGTCCAACGCCCGGCGCACCGCCGCCCTGGTCAACGCCCTGCTCGCGGACGGCGCGACGGCATCCGAGGTCGCCGACGTCCTGCGCGCCCACGGCGAGAGAGGCTCGCTGGATCTGAGCGTCGAGGACCTGGACGGCATGTGCGCCGTCGCACGGCGGCTGCGCGAGGTGTTCGCGGCCCCCGACACCGATACGACGGCTCAGCTGCTGAACAAGCTGTTCGCCCTCAACTCCCGTACGCTGCGCCTCAGTTCACACGGCGGCAGCACGCCCTGGCATCCACATCTGGACAGCAGCGACGACGCCCCCTGGGACGAGTGGTTCCTCGCCTCCTCCGCACTGGCCCTGATGGTTCTGGTCTGGGACACCCAGCGCCCGGTGGGCGGGGTCTGCGCCGCCACCGGCTGCGACCGGGTCTTCCTCGCCCAGGGCAGCGGACTGGCCCGCCGCTACTGCTCACGCCGGTGCGCCACGCGGGAGCGTGTGGCGGCACACCGGCGGGCACAGGCCGCGGCCTGCCCGGGGGCGCTTGTGCGCTGA
- a CDS encoding MerR family transcriptional regulator, producing the protein MRIGDAAAAAGTTPRALRFYEQRGLLPAPPRSPSGQREYGPHEVARVRVIRELLALGLTVEDVRACADRLGELAEAPAPRRCGAGPRPETTHVVAGRIAVLDTEIERLTRLRDTLAALLPQDAAGDAAGACG; encoded by the coding sequence ATGCGAATCGGCGATGCGGCGGCGGCCGCGGGGACCACACCGAGGGCCCTGCGCTTCTACGAGCAGCGCGGTCTGTTGCCCGCGCCGCCGCGTTCGCCGTCCGGCCAGCGTGAGTACGGGCCGCACGAGGTGGCCCGGGTGCGAGTGATCCGCGAACTCCTCGCCCTCGGGCTCACGGTGGAGGACGTCCGGGCCTGTGCCGACCGGCTCGGCGAACTGGCCGAGGCGCCCGCGCCCCGCAGATGCGGCGCGGGCCCCCGGCCGGAGACCACCCATGTGGTGGCGGGCCGGATCGCCGTCCTGGACACGGAGATCGAACGCCTCACCCGCCTCCGCGACACCCTCGCCGCTCTGTTGCCCCAGGACGCCGCGGGGGATGCCGCAGGTGCCTGCGGCTGA
- a CDS encoding NADP-dependent oxidoreductase — MSAALPSTSREVRLVRTPTGLPLASDLEVVARPLPRPAAGEVLVRNRHFQVFAGLRTLLGGETDGLPLPTVRPGDTLFGPTLGEVVDAPEGSGLRPGDRVEHLLGWREYASLPVAQVTPATDRLPDPVARLSSGASAYAGLVRLARLREGDTVFVTGAAGGVGTLAGQLARLLGAGRVLGSTGSAAKAERLTALGYEAVYVRGRQPVDRWLREAAPEGIDVLLDTVGGEQLTAAVRAARPGARFALVGALAGQLAPERHGGSAPTEIDSFRVITRGISIQGLNGADHPGLGEEWLTRFADWLRADEITFPHHRIPGIERAPRALEDMLGGGHFGTVIVDVDADGARELGASQR, encoded by the coding sequence GTGTCCGCCGCACTGCCGTCCACCAGCCGTGAGGTCCGTCTGGTCCGTACGCCCACAGGCCTGCCCCTGGCCTCGGACCTGGAGGTGGTCGCCCGCCCGCTGCCCCGGCCCGCCGCCGGTGAAGTCCTCGTCCGCAACCGGCACTTCCAGGTCTTCGCGGGCCTGCGGACCCTGCTCGGTGGCGAGACCGACGGACTCCCGCTCCCCACGGTGCGACCGGGCGACACCCTCTTCGGGCCCACACTCGGCGAGGTGGTCGACGCCCCCGAAGGCAGCGGACTGCGTCCGGGCGACCGGGTGGAACACCTGCTCGGCTGGCGCGAGTACGCGAGTCTGCCCGTCGCCCAGGTCACCCCGGCCACCGACCGGCTGCCCGATCCGGTGGCCCGGCTGTCCTCCGGCGCCTCCGCGTACGCGGGTCTGGTCCGGCTCGCCCGGCTGCGCGAGGGCGACACCGTGTTCGTCACCGGCGCGGCGGGCGGGGTCGGCACCCTGGCCGGACAGCTCGCGCGCCTGCTCGGGGCCGGACGCGTCCTCGGCAGCACCGGCTCGGCGGCCAAGGCGGAACGCCTGACCGCGCTCGGCTACGAGGCGGTGTACGTACGCGGACGGCAGCCGGTCGACCGGTGGCTGCGGGAGGCGGCGCCCGAGGGCATCGACGTACTCCTGGACACCGTCGGCGGCGAGCAGTTGACCGCGGCGGTGCGCGCGGCCCGGCCCGGTGCCCGGTTCGCCCTGGTGGGCGCACTGGCCGGGCAACTCGCCCCGGAGCGCCACGGCGGCAGCGCACCGACCGAGATCGACTCCTTCCGTGTCATCACCCGGGGGATCTCGATCCAGGGCCTCAACGGCGCGGACCACCCCGGCCTCGGCGAGGAGTGGCTGACCCGGTTCGCCGACTGGCTCCGCGCCGACGAGATCACTTTCCCGCACCACCGGATCCCGGGCATCGAACGGGCGCCGCGCGCGTTGGAGGACATGCTCGGCGGCGGACACTTCGGGACGGTCATCGTGGATGTGGATGCTGACGGGGCACGGGAGTTGGGCGCCTCGCAGAGGTGA
- a CDS encoding histidine phosphatase family protein — protein sequence MPVRVTLLAAARSTSLLSERFGDDRPLDSSGWHQVRLAATALIPLGVAELRYHAPSPRCRDTSEALGYAALPQPGLSDCDMGRWRGHTLAEIAAYEAPEVDRWLADPRSAPHGGESMFGFISRIGHWLDTRPTAGEGRVLAVAEASAVRAALVYALGAPPSTYWNIDVRPLSTVTLTGHQGRWSLFLEHGGTGGAVAV from the coding sequence ATGCCTGTTCGGGTCACCCTCCTCGCCGCCGCGCGCAGCACCTCGCTGCTCAGCGAGCGCTTCGGTGACGACCGGCCCCTGGACTCCTCCGGCTGGCACCAGGTCCGGCTCGCCGCCACCGCCCTCATCCCGCTCGGCGTGGCCGAACTGCGCTACCACGCCCCCTCCCCGCGCTGCCGCGACACCTCCGAGGCCCTCGGCTACGCGGCCTTGCCCCAACCCGGCCTCAGCGACTGCGACATGGGCCGCTGGCGTGGGCACACCCTGGCCGAGATCGCCGCGTACGAGGCCCCCGAGGTCGACCGCTGGCTCGCCGACCCGCGCTCGGCGCCGCACGGCGGTGAGTCGATGTTCGGCTTCATCAGCCGCATCGGCCACTGGCTCGACACCCGCCCCACCGCGGGCGAGGGACGCGTACTCGCCGTCGCCGAGGCCTCGGCGGTACGCGCCGCACTCGTCTACGCACTGGGCGCACCGCCCTCCACGTACTGGAACATCGACGTACGGCCGCTGTCGACGGTGACCCTCACCGGGCACCAGGGACGGTGGAGTCTGTTCCTGGAGCACGGGGGCACGGGCGGGGCGGTCGCTGTCTGA